Proteins found in one Drosophila innubila isolate TH190305 chromosome X, UK_Dinn_1.0, whole genome shotgun sequence genomic segment:
- the LOC117793554 gene encoding integrator complex subunit 2 produces the protein MPVKMYDVTARVFAAMQTLDITSLAGYPEQEIRPVLPSLVRMSLLSPLDNTETSMESRKQILAVLIGIEVVNSIVSYLQVNYHELENDLKKELQTRQKNAAFFDAATNAGGSNAGSGSSSQQQQQAQPEYGLQSGIALGFERADVARKVRVVLSEIFNLQQQLTTANSSGNSAADSSASGSGSGSKPTPTVSPAHSEILDDGIYLEEVVDILCIALAELPSLLNILELTDALVQVPNGHRIVCALVANFPDCYRDVVSHVIANCDEDAVDGKQRLLLLMSLSEMNPSQALANRSMCVDMMKVPSFMLKLALKHPDDLIAFLTGLLLGNDQNLRSWFALYIRTSQKRKGDALNLVRVELLQKIVKISSNAAEMKDFNLQGAVLLRLYCALRGIGGLKFNDDEINALSQLVTSCPQATASGVRFVTLALCMLIACPSLVSTIPLENKAVEWLQWLIREDAFFCKRSGTSSSLGEMLLLLAIHFHSNQITAISEMVCSTLAMKIPIRPNSTNRIKQLFTQDLFTEQVVALHAVRVPVTPHLNGTIPGYLPVHCIHQLLKSRTFLKHKVPIKSWIFKQICSSVRPVHPVMPALVEVFVNTLIIPNPTGKISIDHMHRPFTEAEILHVFRTSPLTFFAEQVQPSQLDETQCQVEVSCPLTAQLLMIYYLMLYEDTRLMNLSALGGRKQKEYTHNFLSGLPLKYLVQKAHQYHSDYLSLFHPLLRLIISNYPHLSMVDDWLEEHYLVSSCLSSSSNYELQPALLSRALDMVKVKPHLAIRVFKHLLQLPPESLAPYAPQLVKHLAQVFDKDVPRFVKDLYNDLWLRLNAVLPTTFWIMSLRAITNSSESLNRRTFANESLLEPMDVLACPREVFCSPYMLVIMLRILKGSLAASKTYLNVHMQQKQVLDKNGLVQTDADREELKTTLIASQESAAVHILLEVLEFMESKAKSRVSMLELREIQGIIGTYVHQAFITEPSLAKLVHFQTYPKSVIPMIVASVPSMHICIDFVHEFLNVTEMDKQIFTIELTSHLVLNYSIPKSLGVSKFCLNVIQTTLSLLTTSAKCKFLKHVLPSMVRFVETFPILADDCVNILMNTGRSLHSQSSLGVTTMQMPLTESAKLCSYRDAQLHITMIEDAFKVLVEAVMQKAELY, from the exons ATGCCGGTGAAAATGTACGATGTAACAGCGCGCGTTTTTGCCGCAATGCAGACGCTGGATATCACATCCCTGGCTGGCTATCCGGAGCAGGAGATACGGCCGGTGTTGCCATCCCTGGTGCGGATGAGTCTGTTATCGCCGCTGGACAACACGGAAACCTCAATGGAATCACGCAAACAGATTCTGGCCGTGCTCATTGGCATTGAGGTGGTCAATAGCATTGTTTCATATTTGCAGGTGAATTACCATGAGCTGGAGAATGATCTTAAAAAGGAACTGCAGACGCGTCAAAAGAATGCCGCCTTTTTTGATGCGGCCACAAATGCCGGCGGTTCCAATGCCGGTTCCGGCTCCAgctcacaacaacaacaacaagcgcagCCGGAATACGGCTTGCAGTCCGGCATTGCGTTGGGTTTCGAGCGTGCAGATGTTGCCCGTAAAGTGCGTGTTGTGCTCTCCGAGATTTTCAatctgcaacagcagctgactACGGCGAATAGCTCCGGCAACTCTGCCGCAGATTCCTCCGCCTCCGGCTCTGGCTCCGGGTCTAAACCCACGCCAACTGTTTCACCCGCTCACTCGGAGATTCTGGATGATGGCATCTATTTGGAGGAGGTGGTGGACATCTTATGCATTGCTCTGGCAGAGTTGCCATCCCTGCTTAACATACTAGAGTTGACAGATGCTTTGGTTCAGGTGCCCAATGGACATCGCATTGTTTGTGCTTTGGTGGCCAATTTCCCGGATTGCTATCGGGATGTTGTCTCCCATGTCATTGCCAATTGTGATGAGGATGCTGTGGATGGGAAACAGCGTCTGCTGCTCCTCATGTCCCTCAGCGAGATGAATCCCTCCCAGGCGTTGGCCAATCGATCCATGTGTGTGGACATGATGAAGGTTCCCTCCTTTATGCTCAAACTGGCACTCAAACATCCCGATGATCTG ATTGCCTTTTTGACTGGTTTGCTGCTGGGCAACGATCAGAATCTGCGCTCCTGGTTCGCGCTCTACATCCGGACGAGTCAGAAGCGGAAGGGAGATGCACTGAATCTGGTGCGTGTCGAGTTGCTGCAGAAGATTGTGAAGATTAGCAGCAATGCGGCCGAGATGAAGGACTTTAATCTACAGGGAGCGGTCTTACTTCGACTCTACTGTGCACTGCGCGGCATTGGAGGACTGAAATTCAATGATGATGAGATAAATGCCTTGTCCCAGTTGGTTACCAGCTGTCCACAGGCCACCGCATCGGGTGTGAGATTTGTCACCTTGGCTTTGTGCATGCTGATAGCTTGTCCCTCGCTGGTTTCCACAATTCCGCTGGAGAACAAGGCGGTGGAGTGGCTGCAGTGGCTAATCCGTGAGGATGCCTTCTTCTGCAAGCGTTCCGGCACGAGTAGCTCTCTGGGagagatgctgctgctgctggctaTACATTTTCATAGTAATCAGATTACAGCCATCTCGGAAATGGTCTGTTCTACGTTGGCCATGAAGATACCCATACGTCCGAACTCCACAAATCGCATTAAACAGTTGTTTACCCAAGATCTCTTCACGGAGCAAGTGGTGGCATTGCATGCGGTGAGGGTACCAGTTACACCACATTTGAATGGCACCATTCCGGGCTATTTGCCGGTGCACTGCATCCATCAGCTGCTCAAATCACGCACCTTTCTCAAGCACAAAGTGCCCATTAAATCGTGGATATTTAAGCAAATCTGCAGCTCGGTTCGACCCGTACATCCGGTCATGCCGGCTCTGGTCGAGGTCTTTGTTAATACCTTAATCATACCCAATCCCACGGGTAAAATCAGCATTGATCATATGCATCGTCCGTTTACAGAAGCGGAAATCTTGCATGTATTTCGCACATCACCCTTGACCTTCTTTGCGGAGCAGGTGCAGCCGTCCCAATTGGATGAAACACAGTGCCAAGTGGAGGTCAGTTGTCCGCTGACAGCTCAACTCCTCATGATCTACTATCTGATGCTGTACGAGGATACGAGATTGATGAATCTGAGTGCTTTGGGTGGACGCAAACAGAAGGAGTATACGCATAATTTCCTGAGCGGTTTACCACTCAAATATCTGGTGCAAAAAGCCCATCAATATCATAGTGATTATCTGTCATTATTTCATCCGTTGTTGCGTTTGATTATCTCGAACTATCCGCATCTCAGTATGGTCGATGATTGGCTGGAGGAGCATTATTTGGTTAGCTCCTGTCTCAGTTCATCCAGCAATTATGAGCTGCAGCCGGCGCTATTAAGTCGCGCCCTGGACATGGTGAAAGTAAAGCCACATCTGGCCATAAGGGTCTTCAAGCATCTGCTGCAATTGCCACCGGAATCTTTGGCTCCGTATGCGCCACAATTGGTCAAACACTTGGCTCAGGTCTTTGACAAGGATGTGCCGCGGTTTGTCAAGGACTTGTACAATGATCTCTGGCTGCGTCTCAATGCGGTGCTGCCCACCACCTTCTGGATCATGTCCTTGCGGGCGATCACCAACAGCTCGGAGTCCTTGAATCGACGCACCTTTGCCAACGAGAGTCTGCTGGAGCCCATGGATGTCCTGGC TTGTCCCCGTGAGGTGTTCTGTTCGCCGTACATGCTGGTGATCATGCTGAGGATACTGAAGGGAAGTCTGGCCGCCTCCAAGACGTACCTCAATGTGCACATGCAGCAGAAGCAGGTGCTGGACAAGAATGGATTGGTGCAGACGGATGCGGATCGGGAGGAGCTGAAGACAACGTTGATAGCATCGCAGGAAAGCGCTGCCGTACACATTCTACTCGAGGTGCTCGAGTTTATGGAGAGCAAGGCCAAGAGTCGTGTGTCCATGCTGGAATTGCGAGAGATACAGGGTATTATTGGCACCTATGTGCATCAGGCCTTCATAACGGAGCCATCGTTGGCCAAATTGGTGCACTTTCAGACATATCCCAAGTCGGTAATACCCATGATTGTGGCCAGTGTGCCATCGATGCATATTTGCATTGATTTCGTGCACGAATTCTTGAATGTCACCGAGATGGATAAACAAATCTTTACCATTGAACTGACATCGCATTTGGTATTGAACTATTCCATACCCAAGAGTTTAGGTGTCTCCAAATTCTGTTTAAATGTCATCCAGACAACACTCTCTTTGTTGACCACCTCCGCCAAGTGTAAATTCCTTAAACATGTGCTGCCCTCCATGGTGCGCTTTGTGGAAACATTTCCCATACTCGCCGATGATTGTGTCAACATTCTGATGAACACCGGACGCAGTCTACACTCACAATCTTCGCTGGGCGTGACCACCATGCAGATGCCTCTAACTGAGAGCGCCAAATTGTGCTCATATCGGGATGCCCAACTGCACATCACGATGATCGAGGATGCCTTTAAGGTGCTCGTCGAGGCCGTCATGCAAAAGGCTGAACTCTATTAA
- the LOC117782980 gene encoding heat shock protein 60A, with product MFRLPVSLARTTISRQMALHRTYAKDVKFGPEVRAMMLQGVDVLADAVAVTMGPKGRNVIIEQSWGSPKITKDGVTVAKSIELKDKFQNIGAKLVQDVANNTNEEAGDGTTTATVLARAIAKEGFEKISKGANPVEIRRGVMLAVETVKDNLKAMSRPVKTPEEIAQVATISANGDQAIGKLISDAMKKVGRDGVITVKDGKTLIDELEVIEGMKFDRGYISPYFINSSKGAKVEFQDALLLLSEKKISSVQSIIPALELANAQRKPLVIIAEDIDGEALSTLVVNRLKIGLQVAAVKAPGFGDNRKSTLTDMAIASGGIVFGDDADLVKLEDVKISDLGQVGEVVITKDDTLLLKGKGKKDDVQRRVDQIKEQITDTTSEYEKEKLQERLARLASGVALLRVGGSSEVEVNEKKDRVHDALNATRAAVEEGIVPGGGTALLRCIEKLDGVATQNEDQNLGVDIVRRALRMPCMTIAKNAGVDGAMVVAKVETQTGDYGYDALKGEYGNLIEKGIIDPTKVVRTAITDAAGVASLLTTAEAVVTEIPKEDGAPGMPGMGGMGGMGGMGGMGGMM from the exons ATGTTCCGCTTACCAGTTTCACTTGCACGCACCACCATCAGCCGCCAGATGGCGCTGCATCGCACCTACGCGAAGGACGTGAAGTTCGGACCCGAAGTGCGCGCAATGATGTTACAGGGTGTCGATGTTTTGGCCGACGCCGTTGCGGTCACCATGGGACCGAAGGGTCGCAATGTGATAATCGAGCAGTCGTGGGGTTCCCCCAAGATCACCAAGGATGGCGTGACAGTGGCCAAATCGATTGAGCTGAAGGataaattccaaaatattGGCGCCAAGTTGGTACAGGATGTGGCGAACAATACGAACGAGGAGGCCGGAGATGGCACCACCACGGCCACTGTGCTGGCTCGTGCGATTGCCAAGGAGGGATTCGAGAAGATCTCCAAGGGTGCCAATCCCGTCGAGATTCGTCGTGGCGTCATGCTGGCCGTCGAGACAGTCAAGGATAATCTCAAGGCCATGTCGAGACCCGTCAAAACCCCCGAGGAAATTGCCCAG GTGGCCACCATTTCGGCAAATGGAGATCAGGCTATAGGTAAACTGATCAGTGATGCCATGAAAAAGGTGGGACGCGATGGTGTCATCACTGTCAAGGATGGCAAGACACTGATTGATGAGCTGGAGGTGATTGAGGGCATGAAATTCGATCGTGGCTACATTTCGCCCTATTTCATCAACTCCTCCAAAGGAGCCAAAGTGGAATTCCAAGAtgctttattgctgctgtccgAGAAGAAGATTAGCTCGGTGCAGAGCATCATTCCAGCTCTGGAGTTGGCCAATGCTCAGCGTAAACCTCTGGTTATCATTGCCGAGGATATTGATGGTGAGGCATTGAGCACGCTGGTCGTGAATCGCCTCAAGATTGGTCTCCAAGTGGCTGCAGTTAAAGCTCCTGGTTTTGGTGATAATCGCAAGTCGACCCTAACTGATATGGCCATTGCCTCTGGTGGCATTGTGTTCGGTGATGATGCCGATCTAGTCAAGCTGGAGGATGTCAAGATCAGCGATTTGGGTCAAGTGGGTGAGGTGGTCATCACCAAGGATGACACACTCCTGCTCAAGGGCAAGGGCAAAAAGGATGATGTGCAGCGTCGTGTTGATCAGATCAAGGAACAGATCACCGATACCACATCCGAGTACGAGAAGGAGAAGCTCCAGGAGCGTCTGGCTCGTCTCGCTTCCGGCGTTGCTCTGCTCCGCGTCGGCGGCTCCTCCGAGGTGGAGGTCAATGAGAAGAAGGATCGCGTCCATGACGCTCTCAACGCCACTCGTGCTGCCGTCGAAGAAGGCATCGTTCCCGGCGGTGGTACCGCTCTCCTGCGCTGCATCGAGAAACTCGATGGAGTTGCCACTCAGAACGAGGATCAG AACCTTGGAGTGGATATTGTGCGTCGTGCTCTCCGCATGCCTTGCATGACAATCGCCAAGAATGCAGGCGTCGATGGGGCCATGGTTGTGGCCAAGGTGGAGACCCAGACGGGTGATTATGGCTATGATGCACTCAAGGGTGAATACGGCAATCTGATTGAGAAGGGCATCATTGATCCCACCAAAGTGGTGCGCACAGCGATCACAGATGCCGCTGGTGTTGCCTCGCTGCTGACCACCGCCGAGGCTGTCGTCACGGAGATTCCCAAGGAGGATGGTGCTCCTGGCATGCCCGGCATGGGCGGCATGGGAGGAATGGGAGGCATGGGCGGTATGGGTGGCATGATGTAA